The Phycisphaerae bacterium genome has a window encoding:
- a CDS encoding SGNH/GDSL hydrolase family protein — translation MRELGAGRPQHVVTYGTSLTEAGAWVGQLREALEQRYPGLVTVTNSGSSGMWSGWGVENLDARVIGLHPDAVFIEFAINDAYVPYKTSVEQARANLEQMIDRIGAADGTTEIILMTMNPPINEHLEIRPEIERYYQMYREVAAERGLLLIDHYPNWVKVLREDKGVFDQYVPDGIHPGPVGCERVITPGILAAIE, via the coding sequence ATGCGGGAGCTTGGGGCGGGCCGGCCGCAGCACGTGGTGACGTACGGGACGAGCCTGACGGAGGCCGGGGCGTGGGTCGGCCAGCTTCGCGAGGCGCTGGAGCAGCGGTATCCGGGGCTGGTGACGGTGACCAACAGCGGGAGCAGCGGGATGTGGTCGGGATGGGGGGTGGAGAACCTCGATGCGCGGGTGATCGGGTTGCATCCGGATGCGGTGTTCATCGAGTTCGCCATCAACGACGCGTATGTGCCGTACAAGACGTCGGTGGAGCAGGCGCGGGCGAACCTGGAGCAGATGATCGACCGGATCGGGGCGGCGGACGGGACGACGGAGATCATCCTGATGACGATGAATCCGCCGATCAACGAGCACCTGGAGATCCGGCCGGAGATCGAGCGGTATTACCAGATGTATCGCGAGGTGGCGGCGGAGCGCGGGCTACTGCTGATCGACCATTATCCGAACTGGGTGAAGGTGCTGCGGGAGGACAAGGGGGTATTCGACCAGTACGTGCCGGACGGGATTCATCCGGGGCCGGTTGGCTGCGAGCGGGTGATTACGCCGGGGATATTAGCGGCGATTGAGTGA